In Pseudomonadota bacterium, a single window of DNA contains:
- a CDS encoding SIR2 family protein, which translates to MQSFDLGQLPRRSLLTGAGFTKNWGGHLATELWPLLDSTPVVNGNPALRGIFRKHLGSFEDALTEARHAIPDGAVSAEEVAQLERDIVSIFMEQERTINAQRTPSRLNESMIQEMLSLFAQGPSTPPKLCQESDTGYIFTLNQDLLVERIAVDGHMYHQPVTPGVAPRTSPSELGRDDFRPDNDRHLRETRQVPNTPSMTLRGNLNYIKLHGSYEWRSADRPALVVGGMKEDTIGTFPVLQVYLDIFRQVCCSGGLKLMVCGYGFGDPHINQIIATGARDHELTVFLVDPRSPQQTKDALDRGGQDGAAIWSAITGWSTKPLRDTFPPPSGEHRSPEYWRILELFFDWNART; encoded by the coding sequence GTGCAGTCCTTCGACCTGGGCCAGTTGCCACGACGATCGCTCCTCACCGGCGCGGGCTTCACCAAGAACTGGGGCGGCCACCTCGCCACCGAGCTATGGCCGCTACTCGACAGCACGCCGGTCGTGAACGGAAACCCAGCGCTGAGAGGGATTTTCAGAAAGCACCTGGGAAGCTTCGAGGATGCATTGACCGAGGCCCGCCATGCCATCCCGGATGGAGCCGTGAGCGCGGAGGAAGTGGCACAGCTCGAAAGGGACATCGTTTCGATCTTCATGGAACAGGAGCGCACCATCAACGCGCAGCGAACGCCTTCGCGGCTGAACGAATCTATGATCCAAGAGATGCTCAGCCTGTTTGCGCAAGGTCCAAGCACGCCCCCAAAACTATGCCAGGAGTCAGACACGGGGTATATTTTCACGCTCAACCAAGACCTGCTCGTCGAACGGATCGCTGTCGATGGGCACATGTACCATCAACCCGTCACACCGGGGGTGGCGCCGCGCACGTCGCCCAGCGAGTTGGGGCGTGACGATTTCCGACCTGACAACGACCGACACCTGCGTGAAACGCGGCAAGTACCGAACACGCCGAGCATGACCCTGCGTGGCAACCTGAACTACATCAAGCTCCATGGTTCCTACGAGTGGCGCAGCGCCGACCGGCCCGCTCTTGTAGTCGGCGGAATGAAGGAAGACACTATCGGGACGTTTCCTGTGCTGCAAGTGTACCTCGACATCTTCAGGCAGGTTTGCTGCAGCGGTGGGCTCAAGCTCATGGTGTGTGGATATGGGTTCGGCGATCCGCATATCAACCAGATAATCGCGACGGGCGCGAGAGATCACGAGCTCACAGTATTTCTGGTTGATCCGCGTTCGCCACAGCAGACCAAGGACGCTCTTGATCGCGGCGGTCAGGACGGCGCCGCCATTTGGAGCGCGATCACCGGATGGTCAACGAAGCCGCTTCGGGACACCTTCCCTCCACCGTCTGGCGAGCATCGAAGTCCCGAGTATTGGCGCATACTCGAGCTTTTCTTTGACTGGAACGCTCGCACGTAG